One stretch of Zingiber officinale cultivar Zhangliang chromosome 6B, Zo_v1.1, whole genome shotgun sequence DNA includes these proteins:
- the LOC121988523 gene encoding mitochondrial fission 1 protein A-like — protein MDVKIREFFDSVGSFFTGGDNIPWCDRDIIAGCEREVAESDSSEAKNECLMRLSWALVHSRHPEDVNRGIAMLEASLDSSASPLQTREKLYLLAVGFYRNGDYLRSRQILEQCLQMAPDWGQAQTLKKVVEDRIAKDGMIGIGIAATGVGLLVAGIAALATRK, from the exons ATGGACGTGAAGATCCGCGAATTCTTCGACTCCGTCGGCTCTTTCTTCACCGGAGGCGATAATATTCCATGGTGCGACCGCGACATCATCGCC GGGTGTGAGAGAGAGGTCGCGGAGAGTGACAGTTCAGAGGCCAAGAACGAATGCCTCATGAGATTATCTTGGGCGCTCGTtcattccaggcacccggaagatGTGAATCGTGGAATTGCTATGCTTGAAG CTTCTTTGGATAGTTCGGCAAGTCCACTGCAAACTAGGGAGAAACTGTATTTGTTGGCTGTCGGGTTTTACAGAAATGGAGACTACTTGAGAAGCCGCCAGATCCTGGAACAATGTTTACAG ATGGCACCTGACTGGGGACAAGCCCAAACTCTGAAGAAGGTAGTGGAAGATCGAATTGCCAAAG ATGGTATGATTGGCATCGGAATTGCGGCAACTGGGGTGGGGCTTCTGGTGGCTGGGATCGCCGCACTTGCGACTCGGAAGTAG